The Apium graveolens cultivar Ventura chromosome 11, ASM990537v1, whole genome shotgun sequence genome has a window encoding:
- the LOC141695983 gene encoding uncharacterized protein LOC141695983, translating into MKDILSRNRRLEEFENLALTEECSAILQKKLPPKLKDPGSFTIPCTIGKQYFGKALCDLEASVNLIPLSIFMKLGVGEVKPTSVRLQLADRILAYPRGIVEYVLVKVDKSIFLADFIVLDMEEDSDIPLLLGRTFLATGRTIIDVQKGELTMSVQDDQVTFNVFSVG; encoded by the coding sequence ATGAAGGATATTTTGTCAAGAAATAGAAGATTAGAAGAATTTGAAAATTTGGCTTTAACTGAGGAGTGCAGTGCTATTCTACAGAAAAAGCTTCCTCCAAAACTCAAAGATCCAGGGAGCTTCACTATACCCTGTACTATTGGAAAACAATATTTTGGAAAAGCTTTATGTGATTTGGAAGCAAGTGTCAATTTAATTCCATTGTCAATTTTTATGAAGCTAGGAGTTGGAGAAGTTAAGCCAACATCAGTTCGGTTGCAGCTGGCAGATAGAATTTTGGCATATCCCAGGGGTATAGTTGAATATGTTCTTGTAAAGGTTGATAAATCCATTTTTCTTGCAGATTTTATTGTTCTTGATATGGAAGAGGATTCAGACATACCATTGCTTCTAGGTAGGACATTCTTAGCTACTGGAAGAACTATTATTGATGTTCAGAAAGGAGAGTTAACTATGAGTGTACAGGATGATCAGGTCACCTTTAATGTTTTCTCTGTAGGATGA